A portion of the Aythya fuligula isolate bAytFul2 chromosome 10, bAytFul2.pri, whole genome shotgun sequence genome contains these proteins:
- the TAMM41 gene encoding phosphatidate cytidylyltransferase, mitochondrial gives MALPVLSSSGVKFRRVLAHFPQELSLAFAYGSGVFRQAGPSAGHSENNMLDFVFAVDDSVTWHMMNLLKNKSHYSFLKVFGPKQISNIQSYGAGIYYNTLVPCNGRMIKYGVISTDALIDDLLHWKTLYVAGRLQKPVKILTQNENGKLQAALVSNLKSAVTAAFLMLPESFSEEDLYMQIAGLSYSGDFRMIIGEDRSKVQNIVKPNVPYFQKLYSNILQDCPQVVYKHHLGRLEIDKSPEGQFTQLMALPKNLQQKITSLVDPPGKNRDVEEILLQVAHDPDCGLVVHQGISGIVRSSSIVQSAKTILTAGAKKSVIYSVKKLYKMTKGWLKKTS, from the exons ATGGCGCTGCCGGTGCTGTCGAGCTCGGGGGTGAAATTCCGGCGGGTCCTGGCGCACTTCCCCCAGGAGCTCAGCCTGGCCTTCGCCTACGGCTCCGGCGTCTTTCGGCAGGCGGGGCCCTCGGCCGGGCACAGCGAG AACAATATGCTGGACTTTGTGTTTGCAGTTGATGATTCTGTGACCTGGCATATGATGAACTTATTAAAGAACAAGAGTCATTATTCCTTCCTAAAAGTTTTTGGGCCAAAACAGATAAGTAATATACAGAGCTATGGAGCAGGGATTTACTACAACACTTTAGTGCCATGTAATGGTAGG atgaTAAAATATGGTGTAATTAGCACTGATGCCCTGATTGATGATTTACTTCACTGGAAAACCCTCTATGTTGCTGGACGCCTACAAAAGCCG gtgaaaataCTGACACAGAATGAGAATGGCAAGCTGCAGGCTGCGCTTGTTAGCAATCTGAAGAGTGCAGTCACAGCAGCCTTTCTCATGTTACCAGAAAGTTTCTCTGAAGAAGACCTCTATATGCAGATTGCAGGACTCTCCTATTCTG GTGATTTCAGAATGATCATAGGAGAAGACAGATCGAAAGTACAGAACATTGTGAAACCTAATGTTCCCTATTTTCAGAAGCTATACAGTAACATATTGCAGGACTGCCCTCAAGTGGTGTATAAGCACCATCTGGGAAGGCTAGAG ATTGATAAAAGCCCAGAAGGTCAATTCACACAACTCATGGCTTTGCCAAAGAATCTGCAACAAAAGATAACTTCTCTGGTAGACCCTCctggaaaaaacagagatgtgGAAGAAATTTTACTGCAAGTTGCCCATGACCCTGATTGTGGATTAGTGGTGCATCAAG GCATTTCAGGAATTGTGAGATCTTCTAGTATAGTGCAAAGTGCTAAAACCATACTAACAGCTG